From one Thermomicrobiales bacterium genomic stretch:
- a CDS encoding alpha/beta fold hydrolase, translating to MAQATIGDGRTIHYDEWSGEGMPVVLITGLGGFRASWRPVAEQLAPEFRVVAPDNRDAGENDPEDLDYTISDMAGDIAALLAVRGIERASVVGHSMGGFIALHLATEHPEQVAKLVLVGTSPAAGLAIGQPFPPPPHESWIVDPVERSMAALPQSYAPGFFDLHPEKLGEFSETGRGNRITRDGYARQAAAINDSHDVRPQLAGITAPTLVIHGEVDSTISVKGGRLLVNGIPGAEMLVYPGVGHHPMREDPARFIEDLRAFLRRAD from the coding sequence ATGGCGCAAGCGACGATTGGCGATGGACGAACGATTCATTATGACGAGTGGTCAGGCGAAGGCATGCCAGTCGTGCTGATCACCGGGCTAGGCGGCTTCCGGGCCAGCTGGCGGCCCGTCGCCGAGCAGCTTGCGCCGGAGTTCCGCGTGGTCGCCCCGGATAATCGCGACGCTGGCGAGAACGATCCCGAGGATCTGGACTACACGATCTCGGACATGGCCGGCGATATCGCCGCGCTGCTCGCCGTGCGTGGAATCGAGCGCGCGTCCGTCGTCGGACACTCGATGGGCGGCTTCATCGCGCTTCACCTCGCGACGGAGCATCCTGAGCAAGTGGCAAAGCTGGTCCTCGTTGGCACGTCGCCGGCCGCCGGGCTAGCGATTGGCCAGCCATTCCCGCCGCCGCCTCACGAAAGCTGGATCGTTGATCCGGTCGAACGCTCCATGGCGGCGCTGCCACAGTCCTACGCGCCCGGGTTCTTCGACCTCCACCCGGAGAAGCTGGGTGAGTTCTCCGAAACAGGGCGCGGCAACCGCATCACGCGTGACGGCTACGCCCGGCAGGCTGCCGCAATCAACGATTCACACGATGTCCGGCCACAGTTGGCTGGTATTACCGCGCCGACCCTCGTGATCCACGGCGAGGTGGATTCGACCATCTCGGTCAAGGGTGGCCGGCTCCTGGTGAACGGCATCCCTGGCGCTGAGATGCTGGTCTACCCTGGCGTCGGACACCACCCGATGCGCGAGGATCCGGCGCGATTCATCGAGGATCTGCGGGCATTCCTCCGCAGGGCTGACTGA
- a CDS encoding PLP-dependent aminotransferase family protein produces the protein MICFQHILKWFYVQGHSVRIEWSHSLTSELDLPIQVDRAAAAPLHEQLAAQFRRAILDGRLTAGARLPATRALAAATGVSRNVALATYDELFAEGYIEGRHGSGTYVAGDLQAMSGRAIPAPSGTPRWLRPLPDLPPADPEQPGTIDFRLGEPTTNQLPADAWRRVWQAVATEPVPTGYGDPAGEPLLREAIASYVRRSRGVICDASDVVVTSGAIQALDLVARATLLPGDSVGFENPGYPVARAVLVASGARIVPIGVDDDGLRVDLLSASRPAPLLTYVTPSHQYPLGVRMSLARRMALLEWALEADALVIEDDYDSEYRYDGPPLPALAGLDQAGRVAYVGTFSKLLAPSLRVGYLIGPAPLRDRVVRMKRLVDHHTAWPLQRALAAFIADGNLDRHVRRMRRVYAGKRAALADALAPIADRVTLRGLEAGLHVFLELDPALDAETTRQRARERGVVVSTLAGYADGGTPPNGLLLGYGGLEIPEIVTGATILRECLTH, from the coding sequence TTGATCTGTTTTCAGCATATCCTGAAGTGGTTCTATGTACAGGGCCACTCGGTTCGAATCGAATGGAGCCACTCTCTGACAAGCGAGCTTGATCTCCCGATCCAGGTTGACCGTGCCGCCGCAGCGCCACTGCACGAGCAGCTGGCGGCGCAGTTCCGGCGCGCGATCCTCGATGGCCGGCTGACCGCCGGGGCCAGGCTCCCGGCGACCCGGGCGTTGGCGGCGGCAACGGGAGTGTCGCGTAACGTCGCGCTGGCTACCTACGACGAGCTGTTCGCCGAGGGGTATATCGAGGGCCGCCATGGGTCCGGCACCTATGTCGCGGGCGATCTGCAAGCCATGTCGGGCCGCGCGATCCCGGCGCCGAGCGGGACGCCGCGCTGGTTGCGTCCGTTACCGGATCTGCCGCCGGCCGACCCGGAGCAACCTGGCACGATTGATTTTCGCCTGGGCGAGCCAACAACGAATCAATTGCCGGCCGACGCCTGGCGGCGTGTCTGGCAGGCTGTCGCGACCGAGCCGGTCCCGACCGGCTATGGCGACCCGGCTGGCGAACCGCTGTTGCGCGAGGCGATCGCATCCTACGTCCGTCGCTCGCGTGGCGTTATCTGCGACGCGTCGGATGTCGTGGTTACGTCCGGGGCGATTCAGGCGCTCGACCTGGTCGCGCGGGCGACACTACTCCCTGGCGATAGCGTCGGCTTCGAGAACCCGGGCTATCCGGTAGCCCGCGCTGTTCTCGTGGCGAGCGGCGCTCGAATCGTGCCGATCGGAGTGGATGACGACGGGCTGCGTGTCGATCTGCTTTCGGCGAGCAGACCGGCGCCGTTGCTTACCTACGTCACCCCATCGCACCAGTACCCGCTCGGTGTCAGGATGTCGTTGGCGCGGCGGATGGCCCTGCTGGAGTGGGCTCTGGAGGCAGACGCGTTGGTCATCGAGGACGATTACGATAGTGAATACCGCTACGATGGCCCGCCACTTCCCGCGCTGGCCGGCCTGGATCAGGCCGGCCGAGTCGCCTATGTCGGCACATTCTCGAAGCTGCTGGCCCCATCGCTGCGGGTTGGGTATCTGATTGGCCCGGCGCCGCTGCGCGACCGGGTCGTCCGGATGAAGCGGCTGGTCGATCATCACACCGCCTGGCCGCTCCAGCGGGCACTTGCAGCGTTTATTGCCGACGGCAACCTCGATCGTCACGTTCGGCGGATGCGGCGCGTCTATGCCGGGAAGCGCGCGGCGCTCGCCGACGCGCTTGCTCCGATTGCGGATCGGGTGACGTTGCGTGGACTCGAGGCCGGGCTCCACGTGTTTCTCGAGCTCGATCCCGCGCTCGATGCTGAGACCACCCGGCAACGTGCCCGAGAGCGCGGGGTCGTAGTGTCGACGCTGGCCGGCTACGCTGACGGCGGCACGCCTCCAAACGGGCTGTTGCTCGGCTATGGCGGGCTAGAGATCCCGGAGATCGTCACCGGCGCGACGATTCTCCGGGAATGCCTGACGCACTGA
- a CDS encoding SIS domain-containing protein, with amino-acid sequence MSATERPTSHPFNMHRHVFDQPDAIASAVAANQTLVERFAAEVAGKDRLWIVGIGTSYHAALMAEYFMRAFGGDLTAIACHSFDFSLYGPTLTDRDAVIVLSHTGRKNYSVEALARAGATGATLALITGEEGAARHAGMEYLFTTVPPEGSSTYTISFTTALGILAAIAAAIGQRRTAAPTLDRNVLPQELPDAMRGALETESLVKSLASAHVAHRKVWLAGAGPAGVMAMEAALKIKEAAYIDAEGMSTEQMLHGPFQSVEPDDLMILVAPAGPGQARTLDLAAETKEIGLDFIVVSDGSPASLRADAAGWIVVPEIAEPFSALTTLVPLQLLAYWFALARGTNPDRFRLDDERFARAYALTKL; translated from the coding sequence ATGAGCGCGACCGAACGGCCGACGAGCCATCCATTCAACATGCACCGGCATGTCTTCGACCAGCCCGACGCGATCGCCTCGGCGGTCGCAGCGAACCAGACTCTGGTCGAACGCTTCGCCGCCGAGGTAGCAGGCAAAGATCGACTCTGGATCGTTGGCATTGGCACGTCTTACCATGCCGCGCTGATGGCCGAGTATTTCATGCGCGCCTTCGGCGGCGATCTGACCGCGATCGCCTGCCACTCGTTCGATTTCAGCCTCTATGGCCCGACGCTGACCGATCGCGACGCGGTCATCGTCCTGAGCCACACTGGTCGCAAGAACTACAGCGTTGAGGCGTTAGCCCGCGCGGGGGCTACCGGCGCCACACTGGCGCTGATCACCGGCGAGGAGGGCGCCGCTCGCCACGCCGGAATGGAGTATCTCTTCACGACCGTCCCGCCAGAGGGCTCCTCAACCTACACGATCTCATTCACGACTGCCCTCGGTATTCTGGCGGCCATCGCGGCGGCGATCGGCCAGCGGCGAACCGCCGCCCCGACTCTCGATCGCAACGTGCTGCCTCAGGAGCTCCCCGATGCGATGCGTGGCGCGCTCGAAACAGAGTCGCTGGTGAAATCCCTCGCCAGCGCCCACGTCGCCCACCGGAAAGTCTGGCTGGCCGGCGCCGGGCCGGCTGGCGTGATGGCGATGGAGGCGGCGCTGAAGATCAAGGAAGCCGCCTATATCGACGCCGAAGGCATGTCCACCGAGCAGATGCTTCACGGGCCATTCCAGTCAGTCGAGCCAGACGATCTGATGATTCTCGTTGCCCCGGCGGGTCCGGGCCAGGCGCGGACGCTCGACCTCGCAGCCGAAACGAAGGAGATCGGCCTCGATTTCATCGTCGTCAGCGACGGGTCGCCGGCCTCGCTACGCGCCGACGCGGCCGGCTGGATCGTCGTTCCCGAGATCGCTGAGCCGTTTTCAGCGCTGACGACACTCGTCCCGTTGCAACTGCTGGCCTACTGGTTCGCGCTCGCTCGCGGAACGAACCCGGACCGCTTCCGGCTCGATGACGAGCGTTTCGCGCGTGCCTACGCGCTGACGAAGCTCTGA
- a CDS encoding SIS domain-containing protein produces MSTADRPTTHPFNMHRHVFDQPEAVAAAVVANQPLAERFAADIAGKDRLWIVGIGTSYHAALMGEFFMRAFGGGLTTIASNSFDFTLYGPELDERDAVIVLSHSGRRNYSLQALDRVRATKATLALVTGEEGAARHAEMEHLFTTVAPDRSATYTISHTSALAVLACIAAAIGQQRTGAPTIDAGLLASELPAAMRGALETESLIRSLAEAHVGHRKIWLAGAGAASATAMEAALKIKEAAYLDTEGTSTEQVLHGPFAAVEQGDLMVLVAPAGLGQERTITLSDEAKEIGVDRIIVSDGTPEELREGAAGWVVVPAIAEPFSAITTLVPLHLLAYWFAVTRGTNPDRARLDDERYARAFAMMKF; encoded by the coding sequence ATGAGCACCGCTGACAGACCAACGACCCACCCGTTCAATATGCACCGGCATGTGTTCGACCAGCCGGAGGCAGTCGCCGCCGCCGTCGTCGCGAACCAGCCGCTGGCCGAGCGCTTCGCCGCCGACATCGCGGGCAAGGACCGACTCTGGATCGTTGGCATCGGCACGTCCTACCACGCCGCGTTGATGGGCGAGTTCTTCATGCGCGCCTTCGGCGGAGGCCTGACCACAATCGCCAGCAATTCGTTCGACTTCACCCTCTATGGACCGGAGCTCGACGAGCGCGACGCCGTCATTGTCCTCAGCCACTCCGGCCGGAGGAACTACAGCCTCCAGGCACTCGATCGCGTCCGAGCGACGAAGGCGACGCTGGCGCTGGTCACCGGCGAGGAGGGCGCTGCGCGACACGCCGAGATGGAGCATCTGTTCACGACCGTCGCGCCGGATCGTTCGGCGACTTACACGATCTCGCACACGTCCGCCCTCGCTGTCCTCGCCTGCATCGCGGCAGCCATCGGCCAGCAGCGCACTGGCGCGCCGACGATCGACGCCGGGTTGCTGGCATCCGAGCTGCCGGCGGCGATGCGCGGCGCGCTGGAAACGGAGTCGCTGATCCGCTCGCTCGCCGAAGCGCACGTCGGTCACCGGAAGATCTGGCTGGCGGGGGCCGGGGCGGCCAGCGCGACCGCGATGGAAGCGGCGCTGAAGATCAAGGAGGCCGCCTACCTCGACACCGAAGGCACATCGACCGAGCAAGTGCTGCACGGGCCATTTGCGGCGGTCGAGCAGGGAGATCTGATGGTTCTTGTCGCGCCAGCCGGCCTGGGACAGGAGCGGACGATCACGCTTTCCGATGAGGCGAAGGAGATCGGGGTCGATCGAATCATCGTCAGTGATGGGACGCCAGAGGAATTGCGCGAGGGCGCGGCCGGCTGGGTCGTCGTGCCAGCCATTGCCGAGCCGTTCTCGGCGATAACGACGCTCGTGCCCCTGCATCTGCTGGCCTACTGGTTCGCGGTGACCCGGGGGACAAATCCCGATCGCGCGCGACTGGACGACGAGCGCTACGCGCGAGCGTTTGCCATGATGAAGTTCTGA
- a CDS encoding lamin tail domain-containing protein: protein MLSRAMRAPVVAFAAILVFVAFAQAQASAEQPANDAFQRTWARTDQPVVNGAVARTWMWGPAAFTPAMQEDYAQANGGKRTVQYFDKSRMELATDASVATDSPWSVTNGLLVVELITGKMQVGDNTFQQRNPAQIHIAGDPGENNGPTYAQLAPLRSAGATPEGQTIVATLDANGHVGVSTTLGQLGVTAAHRVQQPGVDHTVASVFWDFMNSSGLVSTNGQLVEDRLFENSFYATGYPITEAYWTTVAVQGNEQQVLLQCFERRCLTWTPGNSDGWKVEAGNVGQHYYEWRYGETTPVGPTPSPTPSPTPSPSPTPPPANSDYVVVIASIQNTGTKNEEINIWNKTPRESSVNMAGWTLSDASGHVFTFPDITVKAAFFVTVRTCTGTDIIKHNWAILHWGLCQNVSGGVVTLRDAAGQVVDTHP from the coding sequence ATGCTGTCACGAGCGATGCGGGCGCCGGTCGTCGCGTTCGCGGCGATACTGGTTTTCGTCGCGTTCGCGCAGGCACAGGCGTCCGCCGAGCAGCCAGCCAACGACGCCTTCCAGCGCACCTGGGCCCGAACTGACCAGCCAGTTGTCAACGGAGCGGTCGCCCGAACCTGGATGTGGGGGCCGGCCGCGTTCACCCCAGCGATGCAGGAGGACTACGCCCAGGCGAACGGCGGCAAGCGCACCGTTCAGTACTTCGACAAGAGTCGGATGGAGCTGGCGACCGATGCATCGGTTGCCACTGACAGCCCGTGGAGCGTGACCAATGGGCTGCTGGTTGTCGAGCTCATCACCGGCAAGATGCAAGTCGGGGATAACACCTTCCAGCAGCGCAATCCGGCGCAGATCCACATCGCGGGCGACCCGGGCGAGAACAATGGCCCGACCTACGCGCAGCTCGCGCCGTTGCGGTCGGCCGGCGCTACGCCCGAAGGGCAGACAATCGTCGCGACGCTCGACGCGAACGGACATGTCGGCGTATCGACGACGCTCGGCCAACTCGGCGTGACTGCCGCCCATCGCGTCCAGCAGCCGGGGGTCGACCATACCGTCGCCTCGGTGTTCTGGGACTTCATGAACTCCAGCGGTCTGGTTTCCACGAACGGGCAGCTCGTGGAAGACCGCCTGTTCGAGAATTCGTTCTACGCCACCGGCTATCCGATCACCGAGGCATACTGGACGACCGTGGCGGTGCAGGGCAACGAGCAGCAGGTGCTGTTGCAGTGCTTCGAGCGGCGCTGCCTGACCTGGACACCGGGCAATTCGGATGGCTGGAAGGTGGAAGCCGGCAACGTTGGCCAACACTACTACGAGTGGCGCTACGGCGAGACAACGCCAGTTGGCCCGACACCATCGCCAACGCCCTCACCGACGCCATCACCATCTCCAACCCCGCCGCCAGCGAATAGCGACTACGTCGTCGTGATCGCATCGATCCAGAATACCGGGACGAAGAACGAGGAGATCAACATCTGGAACAAGACTCCCCGTGAGAGCTCGGTCAATATGGCCGGCTGGACCTTGTCCGATGCCTCGGGCCACGTCTTCACATTCCCGGACATCACGGTGAAGGCGGCCTTCTTCGTGACCGTGAGGACGTGCACGGGAACCGACATCATCAAGCACAACTGGGCGATTTTGCACTGGGGTCTCTGCCAGAACGTCTCCGGCGGGGTCGTCACATTGCGCGATGCCGCCGGCCAGGTCGTGGACACGCACCCATAG
- a CDS encoding ring-cleaving dioxygenase, translated as MEFGGIHHVTAVTANASANVAFYTQVLGMRLVKKTVNQDDVTAYHLFYADEHGSAGTDLTFFDWAFAGRHTPAGGMVSATALRVPGAQAVERWRERLQLFGVPVGEVKERGGRAFIRFVDPEGQSLEIVDDLVDGATAPVAPGEPWVAGPVEADYAIRGLDGVTLSLRSLAPTAAILTTLLGFRQVAEYDEAGHRAVTYEVGPGGPGAEIRLIERPDLPRRAMIGAGGVHHIALRAPDDAEHLAWRDRLAAVGIPITPVIDRFYFKSAYFREPGGVLFELATDGPGFAVDEDAAHLGESLALPPFLAPRRLEIEAGLKPIESIVLEPLASRLQ; from the coding sequence ATGGAATTCGGTGGCATCCACCACGTCACGGCGGTGACGGCGAACGCTTCGGCCAATGTGGCGTTCTACACGCAGGTGCTCGGCATGCGGCTGGTCAAGAAGACGGTGAATCAGGACGATGTAACGGCCTATCATCTTTTCTACGCCGACGAGCACGGCAGCGCTGGCACCGACCTGACGTTCTTCGACTGGGCGTTCGCCGGCCGCCACACGCCGGCCGGGGGAATGGTCTCCGCGACGGCGTTGCGTGTGCCCGGAGCGCAGGCTGTCGAGCGCTGGCGTGAGCGGCTGCAGTTGTTCGGCGTGCCGGTTGGCGAGGTCAAAGAGCGCGGCGGGAGGGCATTCATCCGCTTTGTCGACCCGGAAGGCCAGTCGCTGGAGATCGTCGACGACCTTGTCGATGGAGCCACCGCGCCGGTTGCGCCGGGCGAGCCATGGGTTGCTGGCCCAGTCGAGGCCGACTACGCGATTCGCGGTCTGGACGGGGTCACGCTCTCGCTCCGGTCGTTGGCGCCGACTGCGGCAATTCTCACGACTCTGCTGGGCTTCCGGCAAGTGGCTGAATATGACGAGGCCGGCCATCGCGCGGTGACCTACGAGGTTGGCCCGGGTGGTCCCGGCGCGGAAATTCGGCTCATCGAGCGGCCAGACCTTCCGCGACGGGCGATGATCGGCGCGGGCGGTGTCCACCATATTGCGCTGCGCGCGCCGGACGATGCCGAGCACCTCGCCTGGCGAGACCGGTTGGCCGCTGTCGGCATCCCGATTACTCCGGTAATCGATCGTTTCTACTTCAAGTCAGCGTACTTCCGCGAGCCGGGCGGCGTGCTGTTCGAGCTGGCGACCGACGGGCCAGGCTTCGCGGTTGACGAGGATGCGGCGCATCTGGGTGAATCGCTGGCATTGCCGCCGTTCCTCGCGCCACGTCGGCTCGAGATCGAGGCAGGACTGAAGCCGATCGAGTCAATCGTCCTTGAACCACTGGCGAGCCGACTTCAGTAG
- a CDS encoding MarR family transcriptional regulator, which yields MDERDDAAVVTWLRLARVYHQIQQAATAQLRQHGLTLAQFDVLAQIGADEGLTQQELADRLLVTKGNISQLVDRMAQAGLVERLPEGRVCRLALTCRGHALRDEVLPVHELLITRQLSGLCREDKETLRRLLRDLDRTLGRAGQQPAVPGR from the coding sequence ATGGACGAACGAGATGATGCTGCGGTTGTGACCTGGTTGCGGTTGGCGCGTGTCTACCATCAGATACAACAGGCAGCAACCGCCCAGCTGCGCCAGCATGGGCTGACACTCGCCCAGTTCGATGTGCTTGCGCAGATCGGCGCGGACGAGGGGCTGACCCAGCAGGAGCTGGCGGACCGGTTGCTCGTCACCAAGGGGAATATCTCGCAACTCGTGGATCGCATGGCCCAGGCGGGGCTGGTCGAGCGGCTGCCCGAGGGTCGGGTCTGCCGGCTGGCGCTGACTTGTCGGGGGCACGCGCTTCGCGACGAGGTGTTGCCCGTGCATGAACTGCTGATCACTCGGCAGCTGAGCGGGCTCTGTCGTGAGGACAAAGAGACGCTGCGCCGGCTGCTGCGGGATCTGGATCGGACACTCGGACGGGCCGGCCAACAGCCGGCTGTGCCGGGCCGATAA
- a CDS encoding proline racemase family protein, translating into MKTTRVLTTIEAHAGGEPLRIVTSGLAPLRGHTILERRQEMLEQHDDVRRALMWEPRGHADMYGAILTPPVTPDADYGVLFMHNEGYSTMCGHGIIALTTVLIETGQFPATGERTTIGFDSPAGFIRAVATVCDGRVVEATFENVPSFVYADAVEVSTNRGTFTTPVVFGGAFYALVDAEAAGLRIDPNDIRELIDFGMAIKHAIEARMDVVHPLEPELRDIYGTIITGPPSAGADGRNVTIFADGEVDRSPCGTGTAARLAWLYATDALGLGEPWIHESIVGTRFTGRVLRETDVAGRPAIVPEIGGRGYLTGTSTFTIDPDDPVAGGFLVRPGSSR; encoded by the coding sequence ATGAAGACGACGCGAGTACTGACGACGATCGAGGCGCACGCCGGCGGAGAGCCGCTGCGGATTGTCACCTCCGGGCTTGCTCCGCTCCGAGGCCACACGATCCTCGAGCGTCGCCAGGAGATGCTCGAACAGCACGACGACGTCCGGCGTGCGCTGATGTGGGAGCCGCGCGGCCACGCCGATATGTACGGCGCGATTCTGACACCACCGGTCACACCGGATGCAGATTACGGCGTCCTCTTCATGCACAACGAGGGCTACTCGACGATGTGCGGGCACGGCATCATCGCCTTGACCACGGTGCTGATCGAGACCGGGCAGTTCCCCGCCACTGGCGAGCGGACGACGATCGGATTCGACAGCCCTGCCGGCTTCATCCGCGCCGTCGCGACCGTCTGCGACGGGCGAGTCGTCGAGGCCACCTTCGAGAATGTTCCGTCGTTCGTCTATGCCGATGCGGTCGAAGTCTCCACCAACCGTGGCACGTTCACGACGCCGGTCGTCTTCGGGGGGGCGTTCTACGCGTTGGTCGACGCCGAGGCTGCAGGGTTACGCATCGATCCGAACGACATTCGCGAGCTTATCGACTTCGGGATGGCGATCAAGCACGCCATCGAAGCTCGCATGGACGTCGTCCATCCGCTCGAGCCGGAGCTTCGCGACATCTACGGGACGATCATCACTGGCCCGCCGAGTGCGGGGGCTGATGGCCGGAATGTGACCATCTTCGCTGACGGGGAGGTCGACCGCTCGCCATGCGGGACGGGCACCGCCGCGCGGCTGGCATGGCTCTACGCCACTGACGCCCTCGGGCTGGGTGAGCCCTGGATTCACGAGAGCATCGTCGGGACGCGCTTCACCGGGCGAGTGCTGCGTGAGACGGACGTCGCCGGCCGGCCGGCCATCGTGCCGGAAATCGGCGGGCGCGGCTACCTGACCGGGACCAGCACCTTCACGATCGACCCGGACGACCCTGTAGCCGGCGGCTTTCTGGTCCGCCCGGGATCGAGCCGGTAA
- a CDS encoding glycoside hydrolase family 15 protein, with protein sequence MANGWSARRDHDGYLPIEAYGAIGNGETLALVGADGSIDWCPFPRIDSPSVFARILDAERGGFWQIAPEASWRVSRSYMDDTNVLVTRFETDDGVVELVDLMPSIAFGSDFGISQRLRDGMIVRVVRGVEGVVRMRMDLAPRFNYGREQPTWEIIPHKGAVVCGKSGALRVATTIPLESGDNGLVARFSVVAGDQEFVSANYHDTATVVWSDLSKRTAQDLVIREIEGWTRWAQRCSYDGPWAKAVRRSALTLKLLNNVPSGAMAAAATTSLPESLGGGRNWDYRYAWIRDTSYALHAFHSIGYRDEAEGFLQWVIDVTRDDPASLQIMYRVDGESDLDEQILDHLEGYRRSSPVRIGNGAHAQRQLDRFGEVLDAAWVHRRFGGVINDGLWEYLAKLTEVVEARWQEPDAGIWEVRSDERRMTYANVMCWVAIDRAIRLAKKDGRDAPYDEWHALRTRIHADVMSHAVSAGGYFSEAFDDDVLDASALSFPLRGFIDVDHPVMRATIERVIAELSKDELVWRYSSESGETNIDGLAGHEGAFVLCGCWLIDCLVGLSELDRAEQLLEKLLARGNDLGLFSEEIEAATGAFLGNFPQAFSHLGLINAIVNLGRARGNVAQAPDAESGHVTGSIPGGPESRRLQGRPGRS encoded by the coding sequence ATGGCCAACGGCTGGAGCGCACGCCGGGACCACGATGGCTATCTCCCGATCGAGGCTTATGGCGCGATCGGAAACGGGGAGACTCTGGCGCTTGTCGGCGCGGATGGGTCGATAGACTGGTGTCCTTTCCCCCGCATCGACTCCCCGTCCGTCTTTGCGCGAATTCTGGACGCCGAGCGCGGTGGCTTCTGGCAGATCGCGCCGGAGGCGTCGTGGCGCGTCTCGCGCTCGTACATGGACGACACCAATGTGCTCGTCACGCGCTTCGAGACGGATGATGGTGTCGTCGAACTGGTCGACCTGATGCCGTCGATTGCGTTCGGCTCGGACTTCGGCATCTCGCAGAGACTGCGCGACGGGATGATTGTCCGTGTCGTGCGGGGCGTCGAGGGTGTCGTTCGCATGCGCATGGATCTGGCGCCCAGGTTCAACTACGGACGCGAACAGCCGACCTGGGAGATCATCCCGCACAAGGGCGCCGTGGTCTGCGGAAAGTCCGGGGCGCTGAGAGTCGCGACAACGATACCGCTGGAATCTGGCGACAACGGACTGGTCGCGCGCTTCAGCGTGGTTGCAGGTGACCAGGAGTTTGTCTCGGCGAACTACCATGACACAGCGACAGTTGTCTGGAGCGATCTGTCAAAGAGGACAGCACAGGATCTGGTGATTCGCGAGATCGAGGGTTGGACACGGTGGGCGCAGCGTTGCAGTTACGACGGACCGTGGGCGAAAGCCGTCCGCCGCAGCGCGCTGACCCTCAAGCTACTCAACAATGTCCCGAGTGGCGCGATGGCCGCGGCCGCGACAACGTCGCTGCCCGAGTCTCTCGGCGGGGGGCGCAACTGGGATTACCGCTATGCGTGGATCCGCGACACCAGCTATGCGTTGCACGCGTTCCATTCGATCGGATACCGCGATGAGGCGGAGGGGTTTCTCCAGTGGGTCATCGATGTCACGCGGGATGACCCGGCCTCCCTCCAGATCATGTACCGCGTCGACGGCGAGAGCGATCTCGACGAGCAGATCCTGGATCATCTGGAGGGCTATCGCCGCTCGTCGCCAGTCCGGATCGGTAACGGCGCTCACGCCCAGCGCCAGCTCGACCGTTTTGGCGAAGTGCTCGATGCCGCCTGGGTTCACCGGCGCTTCGGCGGTGTCATCAACGATGGATTGTGGGAATACCTCGCCAAGCTGACTGAGGTGGTGGAAGCGCGCTGGCAGGAGCCCGACGCCGGCATCTGGGAGGTGCGGAGCGACGAGCGGCGCATGACCTACGCCAATGTCATGTGCTGGGTGGCCATCGACCGCGCCATCCGTCTCGCGAAGAAGGACGGCCGCGACGCCCCGTACGACGAGTGGCATGCGCTCCGCACCCGCATCCATGCGGATGTGATGAGCCACGCGGTGAGCGCTGGTGGCTACTTCAGCGAGGCGTTCGATGACGATGTGCTAGATGCCTCGGCGCTGTCGTTTCCGCTGCGGGGCTTCATCGACGTCGATCACCCGGTGATGCGGGCGACGATCGAACGGGTGATCGCCGAGCTCAGCAAGGACGAACTGGTCTGGCGATATTCCTCGGAATCCGGCGAGACAAACATCGATGGGCTGGCCGGCCACGAGGGCGCCTTTGTCCTCTGTGGATGTTGGCTGATCGATTGCCTGGTGGGCCTCAGCGAGCTCGATCGCGCCGAGCAGCTTCTGGAAAAGCTTCTTGCGCGAGGCAACGACCTGGGATTGTTCTCAGAGGAAATCGAGGCAGCGACCGGCGCGTTTCTGGGTAACTTCCCCCAGGCATTCTCGCACCTGGGGTTGATCAACGCGATCGTGAATCTCGGACGCGCCCGTGGCAACGTGGCCCAGGCGCCCGACGCCGAAAGCGGCCACGTTACCGGCTCGATCCCGGGCGGACCAGAAAGCCGCCGGCTACAGGGTCGTCCGGGTCGATCGTGA